The Leifsonia xyli genomic sequence CGGCCGGGTCTGATCGTTCTCTGACATGCTCCTCATCCTGGCGGCGCGCCGGTCGCGCCGGTATCGGGGGAAGCCCTGACCGCACCCTGATCCCCGCCGGTCGCCCGTGCGGGGCGGGGAAGGGTCTGCTTGGATACCGGCATGTCCACCAGCGCATCCGCCGACCCCCAGGCGCCCCTCCGGCGTCCGGCGCTGGAGCGTCCGCGCTCGTGCGTGATCGGCGGCGTCTCGGTCGCACTGGCGGACCACCTGGGCTGGCCCGTGGCGGCCGTACGCTGGGTGTTCGTCGGGCTGACCCTGCTCGGCGGGGGCGGCGTGCTCCTCTACCTCTGGTTCTGGGCGCTGACGCCGCTGCGCGCGCCGTCCGGCGACGACCCGGCCGAGGGCGTGCGCCGTCGCGTCAACGTGCCGTGGGTGCTGGCGGGAGCGGGCGCCGTCTCGGGGATCGCGGCGGTCGTGCTCGCGGGCGGCGGAGCGCTCGGTCCGGGATTCGGGGCGCTCGTGGCATCGGCCGCCCTCCTGGTCGTCGCGGTGGCCTGGGAGCAGCTGACCGATGAGGAGCCGGCCGCCTTCTCGCCGCTGACGCCGACCGTCTTCCGCATCGCGTGCGGCGCGTTCCTCGTCGTGGTCGCCCTCGCGCTCGCCCTGACGCAGGACGCGGGCGGTCCGGGCGTGCTGTGGCTGGGCATCCTGATCACCACGCTCGCCGGCGTGGCCGTGCTCGTCGCGCCGTGGGGGCTGCGGCTCTGGCGCGAGCTGATCGCGGAGCGCACCGCGCGCATCAAGGAGGAGCAGCGCGCGGAGATGGCCGCCCACCTGCACGACTCGGTGCTGCAGACGCTGGCCCTCATCCAGAACCGGGCGGGTGCCTCCAGCGAGGTCGGGCGCATCGCGCGGGCGCAGGAGCGCGAGCTGCGCGACTGGCTGTACGCCGACGCGGCGGCGGCCGAGGGCGAGGAGCGCGACCTGGCCGGCGAGCTCCGGGATGTCGCGGCGGCCCTGGAGGTCGACCACGCCGTGCACTTCGACGTGGTCTCGGTGGGCGAGCCCGTGCGCCGCGCGCCGTCCGAGCTGGGAGCGGCGGCCCGCGAGGCGATGCTCAACGCGGCGCGGCACGCGGGCGGCGACGTCTCGGTCTACATCGAGCACACCGCCGACCGCGCCGATGTGTTCGTCCGCGACCGCGGGCCCGGATTCGACGTGAGCGCCCTTCCCGAGGGGCGCCTCGGCGTCCGAGAATCGATCATCGGCCGGATGCGTCGTGCCGGCGGCCACGCCACGGTCACCGCCCGCGAGACCGGCACCGAGATCCATCTGAGCATCGACATCCCCAGCGAGACCCCATGAGCGAGACCGACACTCCGAACCCCGTGACCGTGGTGGTCGTCGACGACCACTCCATCTTCCGCTCCGGCCTGCGCGCCGACCTCGACGAACGGCTGGAGGTGGTGGGGGAGGCGGCCGATGTGGATGCGGCGGTCGCCACCATCCTCGAGACCCGGCCCGTCGTGGTGCTGCTCGACGTGCACCTGCCAGGAGGGGCGGGTGGCGGGGGAGCCGAGGTCATCCGCCGGGTGGCTCACGAGGCGCCGTCGGTCCGCTTCCTGGCCTTGAGCGTGTCCGACGCCGCCGAGGACGTGGTGGGCGTCATCCGCGCCGGCGCCCGCGGCTACCTGACCAAGGGCAGCTCCGGACGTCAGGTGAGCGACGCCGTACTCGCTGTCGCGGGCGGGGATGCGGTGTTCTCGCCGAAACTGGCCGGATTCGTCCTCGACGCGTTCGGCGCCGCTGCGGGCGAGCAGGCGGAGTCGACGGACGAGCTCGACCGGCTGTCCGCCCGCGAGCGGGAGGTGATGCGGCTCATCGCACGCGGGTACGCTTACAAGGAGGTGGCCGCCGAGCTGTTCATCTCGATCAAGACGGTCGAGAGCCACGTCTCGGCGGTGCTGCGCAAGCTCCAGCTCTCGTCCCGGCATGAGCTGACGGCGTGGGCGCTGGAGCGCAAGCTCCTTTAGGCCGACCGCTTTGCGGGCGGGCATCGGCGTCACGTACACTTGACGCGGTGGTTGAATCTGCCAAGCTTTTCTGCGCCCTTTTTTGTGACGAATGAGTGCGACGTGAGGTTCGGCGATTCGCTTCTTAGGGCGGTAGCTCAATTGGCAGAGCAGCGGTCTCCAAAACCGCAGGTTGCAGGTTCGATTCCTGTCCGCCCTGCAAGTCGGCACTCTGGTGCCGATCCACGAAAGGTGTAACGAGGTGGCCCGAAAGGTAATCGACGAGCCGAGCGAGGAGATCGTCGCCAACGCGAAGAAGGATCGCGCTGCGCGGCGCAACCCCTTCGCCCGGATCGCCCTGTTCATCCGGCAGGTCATCGGCGAGCTCAGGAAGGTCGTCACCCCGACCCGCAAGGAGCTCTTCAGCTACACCGGCGTGGTGCTGGTGTTCGTGGTGATCATGATGGCTCTCGTGTCACTCCTTGACTGGGTGTTCGGCATGGGTGTCGTCTGGGTCTTCGGAAACCCGAAGTAGACGACGTCGAACGGAGCGCATCCGCTCCCCCCGACAAGAAATGGAATGAATTCAGTGTCTGAGACGAATCGCGACGACGTGGACTGGGCCCCTGCTGCGGAGCAGTCCTCCGAAGACGACGAGGCGCAGACCGGCAACGTCCTCGCGAGCGAGGACGAGGCGTCCGACGCGGCCGAGCACGAGGCGCTGCACGTCGTCGCCGACGACGGCACCGAGATCGACCTCGACGCGGTGCTGGACGCGATGGCGGAGGCTGTCGACCCCGAGGCCGACCGTGCCGTCGACGAGGCCCTCGAGGTCGACGACGAGGAGGAGGCCGCGGCCGCCCAGCTCGCCGTCGAGGACGAGGAGGAGGAGGCCGTCGCCGACCCCTACGAAGCCTTCCGCACCGAGCTGCGCTCCAAGATCGGCAAGTGGTACGTCATCCACTCGTACGCGGGCTTCGAGCGCCGCGTGAAGTCCAACATCGAGAACCGCATGGTCTCGATGAACATGGAGGACTACATCTTCGAGGTGCAGGTCCCCATGGAGGACGTGGTCGAGATCAAGAACGGCCAGCGCAAGATGGTCAACCGCGTGCGCATCCCGGGCTACGTGCTCGTGCGCATGGACCTCAACGAGGACAGCTGGTCGGTCGTCCGTCACACCCCGGGTGTGACCGGCTTCGTGGGCAACGCCCACAACCCGACGCCGCTGCGCTTCGAGGAGGCCTTCTCGATGCTGAAGAGCCTGGTGCAGGTCGAGGCCGCTCCGGCCAAGGGCGCTGCAAAGGGCCAGAAGGCCGCCGCGCGCGTCATCCCCGCCGAGGTCGACTTCGAGATCGGCGAGACCATCACCATCAAGGAGGGCTCGTTCGCGGGCCTGCCGGGCTCGATCAGCGAGATCAAGCCGGAGAGCGGCAAGCTCACCGTGCTCGTGTCGCTCTTCGAGCGCGAGACGCCGGTCGAGCTCAGCTTCGACCAGGTCACGAAGCTCTAGGGAACATCCGGAGCCTCCCCACTGTTTTAGAGAACACCGGGTCTCGGAAGGGCCGAGAAACCGGGAGAGCGTGCAGGGCTGCGGCCTGAAGGCGCTCGAATACACAAAGAAGGAAGAGACATGGCACCGAAGAAGAAGGTCACCGGTCTGATCAAGCTTCAGATCAACGCCGGCGCCGCCAACCCGGCCCCGCCGATCGGCCCGGCCCTGGGTCAGCACGGCGTGAACATCATGGAGTTCTGCAAGGCGTACAACGCGGCCACCGAGTCGCAGCGCGGCAACGTCATCCCGGTCGAGATCACCGTGTACGAGGACCGCTCGTTCACGTTCGTCCTGAAGACGCCGCCCGCGGCCGAGCTGATCAAGAAGGCGGCCGGCGTCGCCAAGGGCTCCGGCGTCCCGCACACCACCAAGGTCGGCAAGCTGACCCAGGAGCAGGTGCGCCAGATCGCCGAGCAGAAGATGGTCGACCTCAACGCCAACGACATCGACGCGGCGTCGAAGATCATCGCCGGAACCGCCCGTTCGATGGGCATCACGGTCGAGGCGTAAGCCCGACCCCCTCAAGACATCTCGTGGAAGAGCCGGCCAGGCTCGCACCACATTCTCGTTAGGAGAAATCACATGGCACAGAAGTCCAAGGCCTACCGGGCCGCGGCCGAGAAGATCGAGGCCGGAAAGTTCTACACCCCCAGCGAGGCCGTCGCCCTCGCGAAGGAGACCGGCTCCGCGAAGTTCAACTCGACCGTCGAGGTCGCGCTGAAGCTCGGCGTCGACCCCCGCAAGGCGGACCAGATGGTCCGCGGTACCGTCATTCTTCCTCACGGTACGGGCAAGACCGCCCGCGTCATCGTGTTCGCCACCGGCCCCGCGGCCGAGGCGGCCATCGCGGCGGGTGCGGACGAGGTCGGCGGCGCCGACCTGATCGAGAAGGTCGCCGGCGGTTACACCGACTTCGACTCGGCCGTCTCCACCCCGGAGCTCATGGGCCAGGTCGGCCGTCTCGGCAAGGTGCTCGGCCCGCGTGGCCTGATGCCGAACCCGAAGACCGGCACCGTCACCCCTGATGTGGCCAAGGCCGTCTCCGACATCAAGGGCGGAAAGATCGAGTTCCGCGTCGACAAGCACGCCAACGTGCACTTCGTCGTGGGCAAGGCCGGCTTCACCGCCGAGCAGCTGAACGACAACATCAAGACCGCTCTCGAGGAGGTCGTGCGTCTCAAGCCGTCCGCCGCGAAGGGCCGCTACATCCAGAAGGGCGCCGTGTCGACCACGTTCGGCCCGGGCATCCCGCTGGACGTCAACGCCATCTGAGTTCGCTCCGCGAACTTCACCGACAGGGTCGGGACCGCGTGCCGGTCCCGGCCCTTTCGGCGTTTTCCGGCTCCCGTCAGGATATTTGCCGAAGGTTGAAGGTTTACTCAGCTCAACCATCGCAACAGAACTGTCTACCCCCTCTTGTGGCGGCAGAACGAGCGGGTTTAGGGTCGCTCCTGTCGCGCGTCGCGCGGCGGCTCACAGCAGAGCCGGTCCCGATACGAAGGATGACATTCATGGCACTTCGCACGACCCGATCCCTCCACAAGAGGGCTCTTGGGATCATCGCCACCACGTCCGCCGTGGTGGCTTTGTCATTGGCGGGGGCATCCGCGGCCGGCGCAGCCGACCGGGTTCCCTATGCCGGCTCCGTCCCGTCCTGGGCTACCGCCGCGAACGACACGGGCGCGGCCCCGGCGGACACCACAGTGCAGGGTGAGATCTACCTGCCGCTGCGCGACCAGAAGGGCGCCGAAGCGCTCGCCAAGGCCGTCTCCAACCCGCTCGACCACGGCTACCGCAAGGCGCTGTCGCCGCAGCAGTGGATCAACCGCTTCTCGCCGACCAAGCCCGACTTCGACGCGGTCGTCAACTTCATCAAGGCGGCGGGCCTGACCATCCAGGGCGTCCCGGACAGCCGGCAGTACGTCGTCTTCCGCGGCACCCCCGAGCAGCTCGGCTCCGTCTTCGGCACTTCGCTGCACACGTTCAAGCACCAGGGCAAGCAGCTGATCGCTCCGGCGTCGGCCCCGTCGGTCCCGGCGGCCCTCGCGAACAAGGTGTCGGCGATCAGCGTCGAGCAGTCGCGCACGACGACGCGCCCCGACTCGATCAAGCAGGGCGACCTCGGCACCACGGCCACGCCCTTCGCGCAGCGCAAGGCCGCGGCCGCTCCGGTCGTCAACGCACCCTGCTCGCACTACATCGGCGAGCACACCGCGACGATGCCGGCCGCGTACGGGCAGACGCAGTTCAACACGAACATCTGCGGCTACACGCCCAAGCAGCTGCGCAGCGCCTACGGCCTCGACGCCCTCGGCGCCAAGGGTGTCAACGGCACCGGCCAGACCGTCGCGATCATCGACGCGTACGCCAGCCCGAGCATCCTGAAGGACGTCAACACCTACTCGCAGCAGAACGGCGAGCCGGGGCTGACGAACTCCAGCTATCAGCAGCTCGTCCCCAGCCCCAGCCAGTTCACCGACCAGGACCTGT encodes the following:
- a CDS encoding DNA-binding response regulator; amino-acid sequence: MSETDTPNPVTVVVVDDHSIFRSGLRADLDERLEVVGEAADVDAAVATILETRPVVVLLDVHLPGGAGGGGAEVIRRVAHEAPSVRFLALSVSDAAEDVVGVIRAGARGYLTKGSSGRQVSDAVLAVAGGDAVFSPKLAGFVLDAFGAAAGEQAESTDELDRLSAREREVMRLIARGYAYKEVAAELFISIKTVESHVSAVLRKLQLSSRHELTAWALERKLL
- a CDS encoding preprotein translocase subunit SecE; amino-acid sequence: MARKVIDEPSEEIVANAKKDRAARRNPFARIALFIRQVIGELRKVVTPTRKELFSYTGVVLVFVVIMMALVSLLDWVFGMGVVWVFGNPK
- a CDS encoding transcription termination/antitermination factor NusG, with the translated sequence MSETNRDDVDWAPAAEQSSEDDEAQTGNVLASEDEASDAAEHEALHVVADDGTEIDLDAVLDAMAEAVDPEADRAVDEALEVDDEEEAAAAQLAVEDEEEEAVADPYEAFRTELRSKIGKWYVIHSYAGFERRVKSNIENRMVSMNMEDYIFEVQVPMEDVVEIKNGQRKMVNRVRIPGYVLVRMDLNEDSWSVVRHTPGVTGFVGNAHNPTPLRFEEAFSMLKSLVQVEAAPAKGAAKGQKAAARVIPAEVDFEIGETITIKEGSFAGLPGSISEIKPESGKLTVLVSLFERETPVELSFDQVTKL
- a CDS encoding 50S ribosomal protein L11 translates to MAPKKKVTGLIKLQINAGAANPAPPIGPALGQHGVNIMEFCKAYNAATESQRGNVIPVEITVYEDRSFTFVLKTPPAAELIKKAAGVAKGSGVPHTTKVGKLTQEQVRQIAEQKMVDLNANDIDAASKIIAGTARSMGITVEA
- a CDS encoding 50S ribosomal protein L1 yields the protein MAQKSKAYRAAAEKIEAGKFYTPSEAVALAKETGSAKFNSTVEVALKLGVDPRKADQMVRGTVILPHGTGKTARVIVFATGPAAEAAIAAGADEVGGADLIEKVAGGYTDFDSAVSTPELMGQVGRLGKVLGPRGLMPNPKTGTVTPDVAKAVSDIKGGKIEFRVDKHANVHFVVGKAGFTAEQLNDNIKTALEEVVRLKPSAAKGRYIQKGAVSTTFGPGIPLDVNAI